The proteins below are encoded in one region of Flavobacterium nackdongense:
- a CDS encoding zinc ribbon domain-containing protein has protein sequence MIVIVGTRDSNVKNGKLINEKCPKCETKNALHFSIYKRYTHLTLIPLFPVGKYVNIKCNNCNESFEYEDLSENIQNQLKDQKLKSSIWMFTGSFILALFIIFTINKYIQKNDETSVLIKNPIIGDVYNLKFSNGYYSSMRIDKVTNDSVYTTHNNFNAYLPYEIDDIDKPENYSNRKVHYSKKDIIKLYQEDEIIEIKRRIKK, from the coding sequence ATGATAGTTATAGTTGGAACTCGGGATTCAAATGTTAAAAATGGAAAACTTATAAATGAGAAATGTCCAAAATGTGAAACAAAAAATGCTTTACATTTTAGTATTTATAAAAGATATACTCATCTAACTTTAATCCCTTTATTTCCAGTTGGAAAATATGTTAATATTAAGTGTAATAATTGTAACGAATCCTTTGAATATGAAGATTTATCTGAAAACATTCAAAATCAACTAAAAGATCAAAAACTAAAAAGTTCAATTTGGATGTTTACAGGTTCATTTATTTTAGCTTTGTTTATCATTTTTACAATAAATAAATACATTCAAAAAAATGATGAAACTAGCGTTTTAATAAAAAATCCGATTATAGGCGACGTATATAATTTAAAATTTTCAAATGGCTATTATTCCTCTATGAGGATAGACAAGGTAACAAACGACAGTGTTTATACCACTCATAATAATTTTAACGCCTATTTGCCATACGAAATCGATGATATCGACAAGCCTGAAAACTATTCTAATAGAAAAGTACATTATTCTAAGAAAGACATAATAAAACTTTATCAGGAGGATGAAATTATAGAAATTAAAAGAAGAATAAAAAAATAG
- a CDS encoding DUF433 domain-containing protein, which translates to MIDYKQYITLNSDRRFGKPIIIRTRITVFDVLNWLANGMTINEIIEDFPELNETQIKACLFYAADNKLNIIFKLNREINS; encoded by the coding sequence ATGATAGATTACAAACAATATATAACTTTAAATTCCGATAGACGTTTTGGCAAGCCAATTATAATCAGAACTAGAATTACTGTTTTTGACGTTTTAAATTGGCTAGCAAATGGAATGACCATAAATGAAATTATTGAAGATTTCCCCGAGCTTAACGAAACCCAAATCAAGGCTTGTCTTTTTTACGCAGCAGATAATAAACTAAACATAATATTCAAATTGAATCGTGAAATTAACAGCTAA
- the coaD gene encoding pantetheine-phosphate adenylyltransferase: MRKAIFPGSFDPITLGHEDIIRRGIPLFDEIVIAIGVNAEKKYMFSLEERQRFIEETFKDEPKVKVIVYEGLTIELCHKIKANFILRGLRNPADFEFEKAIAHTNRRLSKIETVFLLTAAKTSFISSSIVRDVIRHNGEYEILVPDAVRVKK, translated from the coding sequence ATGAGAAAAGCTATTTTTCCTGGATCGTTTGACCCCATTACTCTAGGTCACGAAGATATTATTAGAAGGGGGATTCCCTTGTTTGACGAAATTGTCATTGCCATTGGTGTCAACGCCGAGAAAAAATATATGTTTTCGCTTGAAGAGCGGCAACGTTTTATCGAAGAAACTTTCAAAGATGAACCCAAAGTCAAAGTCATCGTGTATGAAGGTTTGACTATTGAACTTTGTCATAAAATTAAAGCCAATTTTATCCTCAGAGGCTTACGAAATCCAGCCGATTTCGAGTTCGAAAAAGCCATCGCCCACACCAACCGGCGATTGTCAAAAATCGAAACAGTCTTTTTATTAACCGCTGCAAAAACCTCATTTATTAGTTCCAGCATTGTTAGAGACGTCATTCGACACAACGGAGAATATGAAATATTGGTTCCTGATGCGGTAAGAGTAAAAAAATAG
- a CDS encoding TMEM175 family protein, with the protein MTKNRLEAFSDGVLAIIITIMILEIKVPEDHSFESLKPLIPVFLSYVLSFVYIGIYWNNHHHMLQAVKKVNGSILWHNLFLLFWLSLIPFGTSWIGSQLFASVPMSIYGFILLMCAVSYFSLQNKIIKLEGKDSTLYKAVEKDKKGKISLACYIAAVPLAFVSPWISGLLYIAVALIWIIPDKRIENQINKL; encoded by the coding sequence ATGACCAAAAACAGACTCGAAGCCTTTAGCGATGGAGTATTAGCCATTATCATTACCATAATGATTTTGGAAATAAAAGTACCCGAAGACCATAGTTTCGAATCATTGAAACCGCTTATTCCTGTTTTTTTGAGTTATGTTTTGAGCTTTGTTTATATTGGAATTTATTGGAACAACCATCATCATATGCTGCAAGCAGTTAAAAAAGTTAACGGCTCTATTTTGTGGCATAATCTGTTTTTACTTTTTTGGTTGTCCTTGATTCCCTTTGGCACGAGTTGGATTGGTTCACAATTATTTGCATCAGTCCCAATGAGCATATATGGATTTATCTTGCTAATGTGCGCTGTTTCCTATTTTTCTCTACAAAATAAAATTATAAAACTCGAAGGTAAAGATTCGACCTTATACAAAGCCGTTGAAAAAGATAAAAAGGGAAAAATATCTTTAGCTTGTTATATTGCTGCAGTTCCATTGGCGTTTGTTTCGCCTTGGATATCTGGATTGTTATACATCGCAGTGGCTCTGATTTGGATTATTCCAGATAAAAGAATCGAAAATCAAATAAATAAACTTTAA
- a CDS encoding PhnA domain-containing protein has protein sequence MEMERTLNKRSGSQCELCAATENLKVYQVLPTKKGGADESILACSTCIDQIENPANVDLNHWRCLNDSMWSEHAAVKVVAWRMLSRMRAAGWPQELLDMMYLDEDTLAWAQATGEGEDDENKVIHRDSNGVILTTGDSVVLIKDLKVKGSSMVAKQGTAVRNIRLDHENAEYIEGRVDGQTIVIITQYVKKI, from the coding sequence ATAGAAATGGAAAGAACATTAAATAAACGCAGCGGTTCTCAATGTGAACTATGCGCAGCCACAGAAAACTTAAAAGTATACCAGGTTTTGCCAACCAAAAAAGGAGGCGCAGACGAAAGTATTTTGGCTTGCAGTACTTGTATCGACCAAATAGAAAATCCAGCAAATGTAGATTTGAACCACTGGAGATGCTTAAACGACAGTATGTGGAGCGAACACGCAGCGGTTAAGGTTGTGGCTTGGAGAATGTTGAGCAGAATGCGCGCAGCAGGTTGGCCGCAAGAATTATTAGATATGATGTATCTTGACGAAGACACTTTAGCTTGGGCGCAAGCCACAGGCGAAGGCGAAGACGACGAAAACAAAGTAATTCACCGCGACAGCAACGGAGTAATTCTTACCACTGGAGACTCTGTAGTTTTGATTAAAGATTTGAAAGTAAAAGGCTCGAGTATGGTGGCAAAACAAGGAACTGCGGTCAGAAATATTAGACTAGACCACGAAAATGCCGAATATATTGAAGGTCGTGTTGATGGTCAAACGATTGTGATTATAACGCAATATGTGAAGAAAATTTAG